In Nostoc sp. UHCC 0926, a single genomic region encodes these proteins:
- a CDS encoding putative bifunctional diguanylate cyclase/phosphodiesterase: MKLDHKLYLYSFLAHFGWLKKSYTAKIMLVAFLGTHVPLLTLLLSFVISNSYSLEMAVRVMIIALLATLAGTAATLYALHYLLKPVILTSAALQNYLNTKTLPELPTEFVDEAGTLMADTSQTLHKLDELIHYITNYDDLTGLPNRDLFRDRLYQTLSQPENKQRLVAVFFLAIDDFTDISHGLEHETTNLLLRAVAHRLSTCMTQTDILAHLSGDEFALARINIHSFENVIKLSQVLLSTLSKPFFLEGNSIHLTASIGITINDLNDPNSVDKLLQQAHIALYQAKQQGRSQYQFYSPEINAQLQERLTLENELHGALGRNEMLVYYQPLIDLHSGQVTGMEALVRWQHPTFGLVSPVKFIPIAEANGLIVPIGEWVLRTACAQNRAWQLAGFTPIRISVNLSARQFEQANLVEVVSQILEETGLQASYLELEVTESFLMGDIERSVKTLKQLRELGIWLALDDFGTGYSSLNYLKRFPVNMLKIDQSFVQDVISNPDSAAVTDAIIALAKSLRLKITAEGVETQEQLEYLQMRGCDEGQGFYFSRPVPADIIAAMLHKSSQQMETIAA, from the coding sequence ATGAAACTCGATCACAAGCTCTACCTGTATTCATTTTTAGCTCATTTCGGATGGCTCAAGAAAAGTTACACCGCTAAAATCATGTTGGTGGCATTTTTGGGCACTCATGTACCACTTCTGACCTTACTCTTGAGTTTCGTCATCTCAAACTCCTATTCCTTGGAGATGGCGGTGCGAGTTATGATCATTGCTCTGTTGGCTACGTTAGCGGGTACGGCCGCCACCCTCTACGCCCTACACTACCTCCTCAAACCGGTCATTTTGACATCTGCTGCATTGCAAAACTACCTCAATACCAAAACACTACCTGAACTGCCTACAGAATTTGTTGATGAAGCGGGTACCTTGATGGCGGATACCTCACAAACTCTTCACAAATTAGATGAGTTAATTCACTACATCACTAATTATGATGATCTAACTGGATTGCCCAATCGTGATTTATTCCGCGATCGCCTCTATCAAACTCTATCCCAACCTGAAAACAAACAGCGCCTTGTAGCTGTCTTTTTCCTGGCCATTGATGATTTCACTGATATTAGTCATGGGTTGGAGCATGAGACAACAAATTTGTTGTTAAGAGCAGTTGCTCATAGGTTATCAACCTGCATGACGCAAACAGATATTCTTGCCCATTTAAGTGGAGATGAATTTGCCCTTGCCCGCATTAACATTCATTCTTTTGAAAATGTGATTAAGTTATCTCAGGTGCTGTTGAGTACTCTGAGCAAACCCTTTTTTCTAGAGGGTAACTCGATTCATCTCACCGCTAGCATTGGTATCACAATTAATGACTTAAATGATCCTAATAGTGTAGATAAACTCTTGCAACAGGCTCACATAGCACTCTACCAAGCGAAGCAGCAAGGGCGTAGCCAATACCAATTCTATTCGCCAGAAATTAATGCTCAGTTGCAGGAGCGATTGACTTTAGAAAATGAATTACATGGAGCGCTTGGGCGCAACGAAATGCTGGTTTATTATCAACCTCTAATTGATTTACACAGCGGACAAGTTACAGGTATGGAAGCGTTAGTTCGCTGGCAGCATCCTACCTTCGGTTTGGTTTCTCCAGTAAAGTTTATTCCCATTGCAGAAGCCAATGGTTTGATCGTACCAATTGGTGAATGGGTCTTGCGAACTGCTTGCGCCCAAAACCGGGCTTGGCAGCTTGCTGGATTTACCCCAATTCGGATATCTGTGAATCTGTCAGCTCGACAGTTTGAACAAGCAAATCTAGTTGAGGTCGTCAGCCAGATTCTTGAGGAGACTGGACTCCAAGCATCTTACCTGGAACTGGAAGTGACAGAAAGCTTCTTGATGGGTGACATTGAGCGATCTGTTAAAACTTTAAAACAATTACGAGAACTGGGTATATGGTTGGCTCTAGACGACTTTGGCACCGGTTATTCCTCGCTGAACTACTTGAAGCGCTTTCCTGTGAACATGCTCAAGATTGATCAGTCATTTGTGCAGGATGTCATATCTAATCCTGATAGCGCCGCCGTCACCGATGCGATCATTGCCCTAGCAAAGAGCCTCCGGTTGAAGATCACGGCAGAGGGTGTGGAAACCCAAGAACAGCTTGAATACCTGCAAATGCGAGGATGTGATGAAGGTCAGGGTTTCTACTTTAGTCGTCCTGTTCCTGCTGATATAATTGCTGCAATGTTGCACAAAAGTTCTCAGCAGATGGAGACAATTGCAGCATAG
- a CDS encoding DUF6220 domain-containing protein — MTVNSGIDDTQISGRWIQISFLIAAVFFNLCLATQIFSVGLAYFYNSDCWNLHIWLVRGYSGLSLILLVWVFLIPFPQESRALQQVCQCCWDYNFSQFT; from the coding sequence ATGACTGTAAATTCTGGCATTGATGACACACAGATATCCGGGCGCTGGATTCAAATTAGTTTTTTGATCGCAGCAGTGTTTTTCAATCTCTGTTTAGCAACCCAAATATTCAGTGTTGGATTAGCTTACTTTTACAACTCTGATTGCTGGAACCTACATATTTGGCTCGTGCGAGGATATAGCGGACTCTCACTAATTTTGTTGGTATGGGTGTTTTTGATTCCCTTTCCCCAAGAGTCCAGAGCCTTACAGCAAGTATGCCAGTGCTGCTGGGACTACAATTTCTCACAATTCACTTGA
- a CDS encoding LuxR C-terminal-related transcriptional regulator has translation MIALQALFHAIAQAKDEQTLRSHISAEMSQYFSATRGGLFFFAQISLVDSKLQKAMQIALSPQHNPLARYLLEHHAPVHEALVVEPKTWKLICPRADHWHVMAGPIVSNGQLVGVVGFTRKQGMPAFDSQNLIDLSALCLHVSTWVATARLLQPLLQTKRLTPREMQIADLVAQGQTNAEISAELWITENSVKQALKRMFRKLEVSSRTQMVAKLSTVSK, from the coding sequence ATGATTGCCTTACAAGCTCTATTTCATGCAATTGCTCAAGCTAAAGATGAACAGACGTTGCGATCGCACATATCCGCAGAGATGAGTCAGTATTTTTCAGCTACACGAGGTGGGCTGTTTTTCTTTGCTCAAATTTCTCTAGTTGACAGCAAGCTCCAAAAAGCAATGCAAATTGCATTATCACCCCAACACAATCCACTTGCACGCTACTTGCTAGAACACCATGCCCCTGTTCATGAAGCTTTGGTAGTAGAACCTAAGACGTGGAAGTTGATTTGTCCTCGTGCTGATCACTGGCACGTCATGGCAGGGCCAATTGTCAGCAATGGTCAGTTAGTGGGCGTGGTAGGTTTTACCCGTAAGCAAGGAATGCCTGCATTCGATTCACAAAATCTTATAGATTTGAGTGCGCTTTGTCTGCACGTTTCGACTTGGGTGGCAACGGCGAGATTACTACAACCACTATTACAGACAAAGCGTTTAACGCCTCGTGAAATGCAAATTGCTGACTTGGTGGCTCAAGGACAAACAAATGCAGAAATTAGTGCTGAACTTTGGATTACTGAAAATTCTGTCAAGCAAGCCTTAAAAAGGATGTTTCGCAAGCTTGAGGTTTCATCTCGGACTCAGATGGTTGCAAAGCTTTCTACGGTTTCAAAATAG